Proteins encoded within one genomic window of Kibdelosporangium phytohabitans:
- a CDS encoding MBL fold metallo-hydrolase produces the protein MRVHHLNCGTMRPLGGKLLDGQPGHLRRGTMICHCLLIETDDGLVLVDTGIGSDDIRDPKTSLTKEFLLAANPILDARETAAQQVVGLGYKIEDVRHIIPTHLDLDHAGGLRDFPDATVHVYAEELQVAQAQATAKDRSRFRKVQWAHARFESYQTSGEDWFGFEAVRDLKGLPSEILIVPLRGHTAGHAGVAVDIGDKWLLHGGDSYFFHGEMDPAHPHCPPLLTLFQKIVETERAPRLRNQDRLRDLARDQSGRVELFCAHDPAELARYR, from the coding sequence ATGCGCGTACACCACCTCAACTGCGGGACCATGCGCCCGCTCGGCGGCAAGTTGCTCGACGGGCAGCCCGGCCACCTGCGCCGGGGCACGATGATCTGCCACTGCCTGCTCATCGAGACCGACGACGGCCTGGTCCTCGTCGACACCGGCATCGGCTCGGACGACATCCGCGACCCGAAGACGTCACTGACAAAGGAGTTCCTCCTCGCCGCCAACCCCATCCTCGACGCGCGGGAAACCGCGGCACAGCAGGTGGTCGGCCTGGGGTACAAGATCGAGGACGTCCGGCACATCATCCCCACTCACCTCGACCTCGACCACGCGGGCGGGTTGCGCGACTTCCCCGACGCGACCGTGCACGTGTACGCCGAGGAGCTGCAAGTCGCGCAGGCACAGGCCACCGCCAAGGACCGCAGCCGGTTCCGCAAGGTCCAATGGGCACACGCGCGGTTCGAGAGCTACCAGACCAGCGGCGAGGACTGGTTCGGCTTCGAGGCGGTCCGCGACCTCAAGGGGTTGCCGTCGGAAATCCTCATCGTTCCCCTGCGCGGGCACACGGCCGGGCACGCGGGCGTCGCCGTCGACATCGGTGACAAGTGGTTGCTGCACGGTGGCGACAGCTACTTCTTCCATGGCGAGATGGACCCGGCGCACCCGCACTGCCCGCCGTTGCTCACCCTGTTCCAGAAGATCGTCGAGACCGAACGCGCGCCGCGGCTTCGCAACCAGGACCGGCTCCGCGACCTGGCACGTGACCAGTCCGGCCGGGTCGAGCTGTTCTGCGCGCACGACCCAGCCGAACTAGCGCGGTATCGCTAG
- a CDS encoding TetR/AcrR family transcriptional regulator → MPKKNDTRDRVLRTAATLFRTQGYHATGLNQVLAEGGAPKGSLYFHFPGGKEQLAVESLQLSGGELCEQLKLAASLDDVIDLLATALVESGFRDGCPITTVALDAAGESEQIREACDTAYLSWEGVIADHLERQGVAEPKALATTVLATIEGALILARTRKDVTPLRQAGDHLKLLIHKE, encoded by the coding sequence ATGCCCAAGAAGAACGACACGCGGGACCGGGTGCTGAGAACAGCGGCCACCCTGTTCCGCACCCAGGGGTACCACGCGACCGGCCTCAACCAGGTGCTCGCCGAGGGAGGCGCGCCCAAGGGCTCCCTCTACTTCCACTTCCCCGGCGGCAAGGAGCAGCTGGCTGTCGAGTCCCTCCAGCTCTCCGGCGGCGAGCTGTGCGAACAGCTCAAGCTGGCCGCCTCGCTCGACGACGTCATCGACCTGCTGGCGACCGCGCTCGTCGAGTCCGGCTTCCGCGACGGGTGTCCGATCACGACTGTCGCGTTGGACGCCGCAGGCGAGAGCGAACAGATCCGCGAGGCGTGCGACACCGCCTACCTGTCGTGGGAAGGCGTGATCGCCGACCACCTCGAACGCCAGGGCGTCGCCGAGCCGAAGGCGTTGGCGACCACAGTGCTCGCCACCATCGAAGGCGCTCTCATCCTCGCCAGGACGCGCAAGGACGTCACACCGCTCCGCCAGGCCGGGGACCACCTCAAGCTGTTGATCCACAAGGAGTGA
- a CDS encoding S1 family peptidase, giving the protein MIKRVAGTLFAAMAIGALAAAPANAVQADFTGIVALNNCSGSVVRPPSAQDSDPALVMSNGHCVKFMGANEVILNQSASRTFTLLNGSGQNLGTLRATKLAYATMKDTDVAFYQLSQTYAQIQQQYGTRGLELTTSRPTAGTNIQVVSGYWKRIYNCRVDGFAYQLKEDAWTWRDSIRYVSQSTCNTIGGTSGSPVIDTASGKVVAVNNTANESGGRCTLNNPCEVSQSGQVTVRNGYKYGQQIYNIPACIGAGNQFNLSAPGCTLPRR; this is encoded by the coding sequence ATGATCAAGCGTGTAGCTGGCACGCTCTTCGCAGCCATGGCCATCGGCGCGCTCGCGGCGGCACCGGCGAACGCCGTCCAGGCGGACTTCACCGGCATCGTCGCACTCAACAACTGCTCCGGCTCCGTCGTCCGGCCGCCGTCAGCGCAGGACTCCGACCCGGCACTGGTGATGTCGAACGGTCACTGCGTGAAGTTCATGGGCGCCAACGAGGTCATCCTGAACCAGTCGGCCAGCCGGACCTTCACGCTGCTCAACGGCTCCGGCCAGAACCTGGGCACGCTGCGCGCGACCAAGCTGGCCTACGCCACCATGAAGGACACGGACGTCGCCTTCTACCAGCTGAGCCAGACGTACGCCCAGATCCAGCAGCAGTACGGCACGCGCGGCCTGGAGCTGACCACGTCGCGGCCGACCGCGGGCACGAACATCCAGGTCGTCTCCGGGTACTGGAAGCGGATCTACAACTGCCGGGTCGACGGCTTCGCCTACCAGCTCAAGGAAGACGCGTGGACCTGGCGTGACTCCATTCGCTACGTCTCGCAGTCGACGTGCAACACGATCGGTGGCACCTCGGGTTCGCCCGTGATCGACACGGCGTCGGGCAAGGTCGTCGCGGTCAACAACACGGCGAACGAGAGCGGCGGCCGTTGCACGTTGAACAACCCCTGCGAGGTCAGCCAGAGCGGCCAGGTCACGGTCCGCAACGGCTACAAGTACGGCCAGCAGATCTACAACATCCCCGCCTGCATCGGCGCGGGCAACCAGTTCAACCTGAGCGCACCGGGCTGCACGCTGCCACGGCGCTGA
- a CDS encoding aldose 1-epimerase family protein produces the protein MTLEIVHGAARAVITETGAGLRAYEVGGVPFSETYGFGETPPLGSGAVLVPWPNRTAGGRWRLDGEPQQLEVTEPARGNAIHGLVRRLQWTVIEQVGSSISLETTIDPQAGWPTRLRTTIAYSLDDTGLTVTHGVHNVGDRPTPFGVGTHPYPRAGNDSTDSCTLQLAATTVLPLDPSRMVPSGPAVDVTGTEYDFRTARPLRDVQLDTPFGGCLPGEDGLVRHVVTGPTTGVEVWADPDFKWVQVFTPGEFPGRGRAIAVEPMTCPPDALNSGTDLITLAPGESWAARWGITPIST, from the coding sequence ATGACCCTGGAGATCGTGCACGGCGCCGCTCGGGCCGTGATCACCGAAACCGGCGCGGGACTGCGGGCCTACGAGGTGGGCGGCGTGCCGTTCAGCGAGACGTACGGCTTCGGCGAGACGCCACCGCTCGGTTCCGGTGCCGTCCTGGTGCCGTGGCCGAATCGGACAGCGGGCGGGCGGTGGCGGCTCGACGGCGAACCGCAACAGCTCGAAGTGACCGAACCCGCGCGCGGCAACGCCATCCACGGCCTCGTCCGCCGTCTACAGTGGACTGTGATAGAGCAGGTCGGTTCGTCGATCTCGCTCGAGACCACGATCGATCCCCAGGCGGGCTGGCCGACACGGCTGCGCACGACGATCGCGTACTCGCTGGACGACACCGGGCTGACCGTGACGCACGGAGTGCATAACGTCGGCGACCGCCCGACGCCGTTCGGCGTGGGCACGCACCCGTATCCCCGTGCGGGCAACGACTCAACGGACTCCTGCACGTTGCAGCTGGCAGCGACCACCGTCCTGCCGTTGGACCCGTCGCGGATGGTGCCGAGTGGTCCCGCTGTCGACGTGACGGGGACCGAGTACGACTTCCGTACCGCACGGCCCTTGCGGGATGTTCAGCTGGATACGCCCTTCGGTGGCTGCCTGCCAGGGGAAGATGGTCTTGTCCGGCACGTGGTGACCGGGCCGACGACGGGCGTCGAGGTCTGGGCCGACCCGGACTTCAAGTGGGTGCAGGTGTTCACCCCGGGCGAGTTCCCGGGGCGGGGCCGGGCGATCGCCGTCGAGCCGATGACCTGCCCGCCGGACGCGCTGAACTCGGGAACGGACCTGATAACGCTGGCGCCGGGCGAGTCATGGGCGGCACGCTGGGGAATAACCCCGATAAGTACCTGA
- a CDS encoding prevent-host-death protein — protein sequence MHFDSYTDARTHLKDLLDAAEKGRVATIRRDHARTAVVDVVRLQHVLVSMNQPRAHVVAESDGWSVFIPGLPISADGATFDEAITEMITSLREYAEDWQERLLETPNHRDNWGLVQLIGLSDDVQLREWLVGVAE from the coding sequence ATGCACTTCGACAGTTACACCGACGCCCGCACCCACCTCAAGGACTTGCTGGACGCGGCGGAGAAAGGCCGAGTGGCGACCATCCGCCGCGATCACGCACGCACCGCGGTGGTCGATGTCGTTCGGCTGCAACATGTCCTGGTGTCGATGAACCAGCCAAGGGCTCACGTGGTCGCGGAGTCGGACGGCTGGTCGGTGTTCATCCCCGGCTTACCCATCTCGGCAGACGGAGCGACGTTCGACGAGGCCATCACCGAGATGATCACGTCGTTGCGCGAGTACGCCGAGGACTGGCAGGAGCGGCTGTTGGAAACCCCGAACCACCGCGACAACTGGGGCCTGGTCCAGTTGATCGGCTTGAGCGACGACGTCCAGCTCCGCGAATGGCTGGTTGGAGTCGCTGAGTGA